In the Epinephelus lanceolatus isolate andai-2023 chromosome 6, ASM4190304v1, whole genome shotgun sequence genome, one interval contains:
- the xcr1a.1 gene encoding chemokine (C motif) receptor 1a, duplicate 1 has translation MNYFFNESQYDTDYEDEVCEKAEVVKFGSIFIPVFFFVVIMLSLMGNILVLVILAMYENLKSLTNTFILNLAISDLVFTIGLPFWAIYHIWGWLFSEALCKIVTFVFFTGFYSSILFLTIMTIYRYLAVVHPLSDLSTPKLSTGIFVSFLLWIISIGAAMPSLLHSSLVSIPHNGSQSLGCEYDSTLWKNISISQQNIFFLVAFTVMAFCYIQILRRITRTRSHTKNRAVKLVFCIVAVFFLGWVPYNVVIFLRIMADNLVAPFDDCNASIDLDYAFYVCRLIAFSHCCLNPVFYAFVGVKFRSHLKSLLQRMFICQSTVEEQQVKMRNFSRGSLY, from the coding sequence ATGAATTACTTTTTCAATGAAAGCCAGTATGACACTGACTACGAGGATGAAGTCTGCGAAAAAGCTGAGGTGGTCAAATTTGGatccattttcattcctgtGTTCTTCTTTGTTGTGATCATGCTAAGTCTCATGGGAAACATCCTTGTCCTTGTAATCCTGGCTATGTACGAAAACCTCAAGTCTCTCACCAACACTTTCATCCTAAACCTTGCCATCTCTGACCTCGTTTTCACCATCGGTCTCCCCTTCTGGGCAATTTACCACATCTGGGGATGGCTGTTTTCAGAGGCCCTCTGCAAAATTGTCACTTTTGTCTTCTTCACTGGATTTTACAGCAGCATCCTCTTCCTGACCATCATGACCATCTACAGGTATCTGGCCGTGGTCCACCCTCTGTCTGACCTGAGCACACCAAAACTCAGCACTGGGATTTTTGTGTCTTTCCTACTGTGGATAATCAGCATTGGAGCAGCCATGCCTTCCCTGCTCCACAGCTCTCTGGTCTCGATTCCCCACAATGGTTCACAGTCCCTGGGCTGTGAATATGATTCTACCCTGTGGAAAAACATCAGTATCTCCCAACAGAATATTTTCTTCTTGGTTGCTTTTACAGTGATGGCTTTCTGCTACATTCAAATACTAAGGAGAATCACAAGAACAAGATCTCACACAAAGAACAGAGCAGTGAAGTTGGTCTTCTGCATCGTTGCTGTGTTCTTCCTCGGCTGGGTGCCGTACAATGTGGTCATCTTTCTGAGGATCATGGCTGACAATTTGGTTGCACCATTTGATGACTGTAATGCAAGTATAGACCTCGACTATGCGTTCTATGTGTGCCGGCTCATTGCTTTCTCCCACTGCTGTCTGAACCCTGTCTTTTATGCATTTGTTGGTGTGAAGTTTAGGAGTCATTTGAAGTCTCTGCTGCAGCGAATGTTCATTTGCCAAAGTACAGTTGAAGAACAGCAGGTTAAAATGCGAAACTTCTCACGTGGATCATTGTACTAG